The Primulina tabacum isolate GXHZ01 chromosome 10, ASM2559414v2, whole genome shotgun sequence region TTCCAGTTTCAGATCCGCCAGCCGGTGGGTGGAACGGCCCCCATATTGAATCACGGTCAGTGGGGTTCAAAGGGAAGGGAAGTTGGTGTTCCCTCTCCCAAAGACGGAATCGATCCTGATGCTGCGTGCTTTCGGGTTCTTGGAAGGATGTTCTTCCAGATGAAAAGAAGTAAAAGCCACTTGACTGATCTGATGAAGAGCTCATGGGTGCAACTTGAGCTAGACCTCCTCTATTATTTCCGGATCTTCGTCCAAGAGAAGTTCGTGCAGCTGGATTGCTATTGGATTGCTGAAAATATGCTTGAAGGGATGGGGCACGATCACGATTTCGAGCAACAGCACCAGGGTAATGGGGAAGCATTGATGACATAACTGAGCTGGGAGCTCTAGCAGAACTACCGGAATATGTGTCAGTATTAAATAACCTAGGAAATTCACAAAccacaataataaaaaaaaggagaaaaatacCCTTCTGAGAAAAGATAATAGATCCCATACTTCacgtgaaaatcgaaaatttataCACTAAAAAAATGAGCACAACCAATAAATCTTGATAAAATCTAATTTGAAGCAATTTACATACCTATGACCAACGACAAAGGGGTGCATTCCAGGTCTTGGGACATCAGATGTATGCCTAGCTGCTCTCAGATTCACAGATGGAATTGAAGGTTGATCTGCAGCACCTATGCGGCTACTTGCACCAAAAGGAGAAAAATGGTCCCAACTTTGATAGCGACTATCCATAGAAGGGAAAGCATAGGAACTGGGGACTTCACTTGGAACCGAATGGCCACTCCAATGATGATTGAAACTAGATCCATCAGAAACACTTCCGTTTGATGCAGAAGATGGATGTATGGGCCCAAAATATGCAATGTATGGGCACGGATGAGCTGAGGATGAGAGAGGTGTATGATCACCAAAGATGGCATGATGTCCAAGAAGATCATGATCTATCAAACAGCAAGCACTCTTGTTAATGGAAGTTGGTGTAAACCTTACTATTATGATAAGAGTTACAAAATCTTACATGCACTTGACGTAAATTCTCCTTCACTGCAGAGAATACAAAAATCCAAGTCATTGTTAGATGAATATTTTTCACATGAAatcttaaatatatttttttcaccaaaaataatTAAGGTCTATCGAACTTCATTCAGTATTTCACATTAAATGCTAAAATGCATCCATAGTCGTGACCTAGACTAATAGGTTTCCCTGATTCTCCTCAACAAAAAAAAAGGCGACGGTTGCAGACCTCAAGCAACCATTTCA contains the following coding sequences:
- the LOC142505137 gene encoding E3 ubiquitin-protein ligase RFI2-like isoform X3 — translated: MGLGDLGILDEGDEGGGGEGKVAAAAAAAAAVSCSICLEAVMDNGDRSWAKLQCGHQFHLDCIGSAFNIKGAMQCPNCRKIEKGQWLYANGSRPISDFNMEDWAHDDDLYDLSYSEMSFGVHWCPFSGLTRLPTSFDEGEFTSSAYHDLLGHHAIFGDHTPLSSSAHPCPYIAYFGPIHPSSASNGSVSDGSSFNHHWSGHSVPSEVPSSYAFPSMDSRYQSWDHFSPFGASSRIGAADQPSIPSVNLRAARHTSDVPRPGMHPFVVGHRAPSSVMSSMLPHYPGAVARNRDRAPSLQAYFQQSNSNPAARTSLGRRSGNNRGGLAQVAPMSSSSDQSSGFYFFSSGRTSFQEPESTQHQDRFRLWEREHQLPFPLNPTDRDSIWGPFHPPAGGSETGIRSNGYRQRYGSERMPPNRS
- the LOC142505137 gene encoding E3 ubiquitin-protein ligase RFI2-like isoform X1, which codes for MGLGDLGILDEGDEGGGGEGKVAAAAAAAAAVSCSICLEAVMDNGDRSWAKLQCGHQFHLDCIGSAFNIKGAMQCPNCRKIEKGQWLYANGSRPISDFNMEDWAHDDDLYDLSYSEMSFGVHWCPFSGLTRLPTSFDEGEFTSSAYHDLLGHHAIFGDHTPLSSSAHPCPYIAYFGPIHPSSASNGSVSDGSSFNHHWSGHSVPSEVPSSYAFPSMDSRYQSWDHFSPFGASSRIGAADQPSIPSVNLRAARHTSDVPRPGMHPFVVGHRLFNTDTYSGSSARAPSSVMSSMLPHYPGAVARNRDRAPSLQAYFQQSNSNPAARTSLGRRSGNNRGGLAQVAPMSSSSDQSSGFYFFSSGRTSFQEPESTQHQDRFRLWEREHQLPFPLNPTDRDSIWGPFHPPAGGSETGIRSNGYRQRYGSERMPPNRS
- the LOC142505137 gene encoding E3 ubiquitin-protein ligase RFI2-like isoform X2; the encoded protein is MGLGDLGILDEGDEGGGGEGKVAAAAAAAAAVSCSICLEAVMDNGDRSWAKLQCGHQFHLDCIGSAFNIKGAMQCPNCRKIEKGQWLYANGSRPISDFNMEDWAHDDDLYDLSYSEMSFGVHWCPFSGLTRLPTSFDEGEFTSSAYHDLLGHHAIFGDHTPLSSSAHPCPYIAYFGPIHPSSASNGSVSDGSSFNHHWSGHSVPSEVPSSYAFPSMDSRYQSWDHFSPFGASSRIGAADQPSIPSVNLRAARHTSDVPRPGMHPFVVGHSSARAPSSVMSSMLPHYPGAVARNRDRAPSLQAYFQQSNSNPAARTSLGRRSGNNRGGLAQVAPMSSSSDQSSGFYFFSSGRTSFQEPESTQHQDRFRLWEREHQLPFPLNPTDRDSIWGPFHPPAGGSETGIRSNGYRQRYGSERMPPNRS